In the Streptomyces sp. NBC_00525 genome, one interval contains:
- a CDS encoding SAM-dependent methyltransferase, translating to MSADASAPDATELRKRIDTTKAHPARVYDVFLGGKDNYPADREAASMALAAHPRGYLTVRHNRDFMRRAVTLAARDGIRQFLDIGTGLPTQQNVHQIAQAIAPESRVVYVDNDPVVLVHAQALLTSGPEGRTDYIEADLREPDRILAAARRTLDFDRPVALVLAAVTHFIEDETAYPVVRTLVDSLAPGSVLVLSNVSSDLNEEQVGSVTKAFKERGFAMVRRSYAQMERFVTDNGLELLEPGIVPVHRWRPERVVDLPEARYPDAEFVAGLDELDRTRYRDINDVTDADVSVYGLVARKA from the coding sequence ATGAGCGCCGACGCATCCGCCCCCGACGCCACCGAGCTGAGGAAGCGCATCGATACGACGAAGGCGCACCCCGCGCGGGTCTACGACGTCTTCCTGGGCGGGAAGGACAACTATCCGGCCGACCGCGAGGCGGCGTCGATGGCCCTGGCCGCCCATCCGCGCGGCTACCTCACCGTGCGGCACAACCGGGACTTCATGCGCCGGGCGGTGACCCTCGCGGCCCGCGACGGCATCCGGCAGTTCCTGGACATCGGCACCGGTCTGCCGACCCAGCAGAACGTGCACCAGATCGCGCAGGCCATCGCGCCCGAGTCGCGGGTGGTCTACGTGGACAACGACCCGGTCGTCCTGGTGCACGCGCAGGCCCTGCTCACCAGCGGTCCCGAGGGCCGCACCGACTACATCGAGGCGGATCTGCGGGAGCCGGACCGGATTCTGGCGGCCGCCCGGCGCACGCTCGACTTCGACCGCCCGGTCGCCCTGGTCCTGGCGGCCGTGACCCATTTCATCGAGGACGAGACGGCCTACCCGGTGGTGCGCACGCTCGTGGACTCGCTGGCGCCCGGCAGCGTCCTGGTGCTGAGCAACGTCAGCTCCGACCTCAACGAGGAGCAGGTCGGCAGCGTCACCAAGGCGTTCAAGGAGCGCGGCTTCGCCATGGTGCGCCGCTCGTACGCCCAGATGGAGCGCTTCGTCACCGACAACGGCCTGGAACTGCTGGAGCCCGGCATCGTGCCCGTGCACCGCTGGCGGCCGGAGCGGGTCGTGGACCTGCCGGAGGCCCGGTATCCGGACGCCGAGTTCGTGGCGGGCCTGGACGAGCTGGACCGTACGCGCTACCGGGACATCAACGACGTCACCGACGCGGACGTCAGTGTGTACGGCCTGGTGGCCCGCAAGGCGTAG
- a CDS encoding UvrD-helicase domain-containing protein, which yields MSPRLTDPEQLKELLGIPFTPEQTACITAPPAPQVIVAGAGSGKTTVMAARVVWLVGTGRVAPEQVLGLTFTNKAAGELAERVRKALVAAGVTDPDAIDPDDPPGEPAISTYHAFAGRLLTEHGLRIGLEPATRLLADATRYQLAARVLREAPGPYPALTRSFPTLVSDLLALDAELAEHLVDPERLDTYDTELLRALETAKLSNEELRKIPATAEARRELLALTRRYREAKRSRDLLDFGDQIALSAELALTRPEVGTILRDEYRVVLLDEYQDTSVAQRLLLSALFGSGPGDEPTGHAVTAVGDPCQAIYGWRGASVANLDDFPSHFPHADGTPATRYALSENRRSGGRLLHLANGLAAPLRAMHEGVEALRPAPGAERDGIVRCALLPTHTEEIDWLADSIAHLVRTGKAPGEIAVLCRTAGDFPEIQAALVARDIPVEVVGLSGLLHLPEVADLVAVCEVLQDPGANAALVRLLTGPRWRIGPRDLALLGRRARLLVHRATHGDEDHDPDRRLAEAVEGVDPAEVISLADALDTFLDGGGDEDDGLPFSAEARVRFARLAAELRELRRSLADPLMDVLHRVLATTGLEVELSASPQALAARRRETLGNFLDVAARFAAVDGEATLLAFLGFLRTAVQYEKGLDNALPGGENTVKVLTAHKSKGLEWDVVAVPGLVTGQFPSTRSREAWTAQPQILPHALRGDTATLPALDTYDAKALKGFKAEMKEHQHTEELRLGYVTFTRPRTLLLGSGHWWGPSQKKPRGPSPFLHALYEHCAAGHGEIEVWADAPAETDENPLSAAASADQAWPLPLDATALARRRAAADTVLDLLSGPAQAAPPAPDEEPFPDDALPPPATHVPAPRPPADLTPEEARTLASWDRDLDALAGELRRARATVRDVLVPASLSATQLLRLADDPDAFARELARPMPRPPAPAARRGTRFHAWVESRFEELPLPMLGPDELPGGDETDADIADEHDLAELKEAFERTPYARRTPYRVETPFQITLAGRVVRGRIDAVYRTGDTYEIVDWKTGRTHTADPLQLAVYRLAWAELHGLPLDEVTATFLFVRTGEAVRPASLPGRRELERILLDEPPPSAR from the coding sequence GTGTCCCCGCGCCTCACCGATCCCGAGCAGCTCAAGGAGCTCCTGGGCATCCCCTTCACCCCGGAGCAGACGGCCTGCATCACCGCGCCGCCCGCCCCGCAGGTGATCGTGGCCGGAGCCGGATCGGGCAAGACCACGGTGATGGCCGCCCGCGTGGTGTGGCTGGTCGGCACCGGCCGGGTCGCCCCCGAACAGGTCCTCGGGCTCACCTTCACCAACAAGGCGGCCGGCGAGCTGGCCGAACGCGTCCGCAAGGCCCTCGTCGCCGCCGGCGTCACCGACCCGGACGCGATCGACCCGGACGATCCGCCCGGCGAACCCGCCATCTCCACGTACCACGCCTTCGCCGGCCGGCTGCTGACCGAGCACGGGCTGCGCATCGGCCTCGAACCGGCCACCCGCCTCCTCGCCGACGCCACCCGCTACCAGCTCGCCGCCCGCGTACTGCGCGAGGCCCCCGGCCCCTACCCGGCCCTGACCAGGTCCTTCCCCACCCTCGTCAGCGACCTCCTCGCCCTCGACGCCGAACTCGCCGAACACCTCGTGGACCCCGAGCGGCTCGACACGTACGACACCGAACTGCTGCGCGCGCTGGAGACCGCGAAGCTCAGCAACGAGGAACTGCGGAAGATCCCCGCGACCGCCGAGGCCCGCCGCGAACTGCTCGCGCTGACCCGGCGCTACCGCGAGGCCAAGCGCAGCCGCGACCTCCTCGACTTCGGCGACCAGATCGCCCTCTCCGCCGAGCTGGCCCTCACCCGCCCCGAGGTCGGCACGATCCTCCGCGACGAGTACCGGGTCGTCCTGCTCGACGAATACCAGGACACCTCCGTCGCCCAGCGCCTGCTGCTCTCCGCCCTCTTCGGCAGCGGCCCCGGCGACGAGCCCACCGGACACGCCGTCACCGCCGTCGGCGACCCCTGCCAGGCCATCTACGGCTGGCGCGGCGCCTCCGTCGCCAACCTCGACGACTTCCCCAGCCACTTCCCGCACGCCGACGGCACCCCCGCCACCCGCTACGCCCTCAGCGAGAACCGCCGCAGCGGCGGCCGCCTCCTCCACCTCGCCAACGGACTCGCCGCCCCCCTGCGCGCCATGCACGAAGGCGTCGAGGCCCTGCGCCCCGCCCCCGGCGCCGAACGCGACGGAATCGTCCGCTGCGCCCTGCTGCCCACCCACACCGAGGAGATCGACTGGCTCGCCGACTCGATCGCCCACCTCGTGCGCACCGGCAAGGCGCCCGGCGAGATCGCCGTCCTGTGCCGCACCGCCGGGGACTTCCCGGAGATCCAGGCGGCGCTGGTCGCCCGCGACATCCCGGTCGAGGTCGTCGGCCTCTCCGGCCTGCTCCACCTCCCCGAGGTCGCCGACCTCGTCGCCGTCTGCGAAGTCCTCCAGGACCCCGGCGCCAACGCCGCCCTGGTCCGGCTGCTCACCGGCCCCCGCTGGCGCATCGGCCCCCGCGACCTGGCCCTGCTCGGCCGCCGGGCCCGCCTCCTCGTCCACCGCGCCACCCACGGCGACGAGGACCACGACCCCGACCGCCGGCTGGCCGAGGCCGTCGAAGGGGTGGACCCGGCCGAGGTGATCTCCCTCGCCGACGCCCTGGACACCTTCCTGGACGGCGGCGGCGACGAGGACGACGGGCTGCCGTTCTCCGCCGAGGCCCGCGTCCGCTTCGCCCGCCTCGCCGCCGAACTGCGCGAGCTGCGCCGCTCCCTCGCCGACCCGCTGATGGACGTCCTGCACCGGGTCCTGGCCACCACCGGCCTGGAGGTCGAGCTGTCCGCGTCCCCGCAGGCCCTCGCCGCCCGCCGCCGCGAGACCCTCGGCAACTTCCTGGACGTCGCCGCCCGCTTCGCCGCCGTGGACGGCGAGGCCACGCTCCTCGCCTTCCTCGGCTTCCTGCGCACCGCCGTCCAGTACGAGAAGGGCCTGGACAACGCGCTGCCCGGCGGCGAGAACACCGTCAAGGTCCTCACCGCCCACAAGTCCAAGGGCCTCGAATGGGACGTCGTCGCCGTGCCCGGACTGGTCACCGGACAGTTCCCCAGCACCAGGTCCCGCGAGGCATGGACAGCCCAGCCCCAGATCCTCCCGCACGCCCTGCGCGGCGACACGGCCACCCTGCCCGCCCTGGACACCTACGACGCCAAGGCCCTCAAGGGCTTCAAGGCGGAGATGAAGGAGCACCAGCACACCGAGGAGCTGCGCCTCGGCTACGTCACCTTCACCCGCCCCCGCACCCTGCTGCTCGGCTCCGGCCACTGGTGGGGCCCCAGCCAGAAGAAGCCGCGCGGCCCGTCCCCCTTCCTCCACGCGCTGTACGAGCACTGCGCCGCCGGACACGGCGAGATCGAGGTCTGGGCCGACGCGCCCGCCGAGACCGACGAGAACCCGCTGTCGGCCGCCGCGTCCGCCGACCAGGCCTGGCCGCTCCCGCTGGACGCCACCGCCCTGGCCCGCCGCAGGGCCGCGGCGGACACCGTCCTGGACCTGCTGTCCGGCCCGGCGCAAGCGGCGCCACCGGCTCCGGACGAGGAACCGTTCCCCGACGACGCCCTCCCCCCGCCGGCCACCCACGTCCCGGCCCCCCGCCCGCCCGCCGACCTCACCCCGGAGGAGGCCCGCACCCTCGCCTCCTGGGACCGGGACCTGGACGCCCTCGCCGGAGAGCTGCGCCGGGCCCGCGCCACCGTGCGCGACGTCCTCGTCCCCGCCTCCCTCTCCGCCACCCAGCTGCTGCGCCTCGCCGACGACCCGGACGCCTTCGCGCGGGAGCTGGCCCGCCCCATGCCCCGCCCCCCGGCGCCGGCCGCCCGCCGCGGCACCCGCTTCCACGCCTGGGTGGAGTCCCGCTTCGAGGAGCTGCCGCTGCCCATGCTCGGCCCCGACGAGCTGCCCGGCGGCGACGAGACGGACGCCGACATCGCCGACGAGCACGACCTCGCCGAGCTCAAGGAGGCCTTCGAGCGCACCCCGTACGCCCGCCGCACCCCGTACCGCGTGGAGACGCCGTTCCAGATCACGCTGGCCGGCCGGGTCGTGCGCGGCCGCATCGACGCGGTGTACCGCACGGGCGACACGTACGAGATCGTCGACTGGAAGACCGGCCGCACCCACACCGCCGACCCGCTCCAGCTCGCCGTCTACCGGCTGGCCTGGGCCGAACTGCACGGGCTGCCGCTCGACGAGGTCACCGCCACCTTCCTCTTCGTGCGCACCGGGGAGGCCGTCCGCCCGGCCTCGCTGCCCGGCCGCAGGGAGCTGGAGCGCATCCTCCTGGACGAGCCACCTCCCTCGGCCCGATAA
- a CDS encoding dipeptidase → MSDTPDSAVRTYTEQHRTAFLDDLAEWLRIPSVSAQPEHEGDVRRSAEWLSAKLKETGFPVTEIWETDGAPAVFAHWPSDDPAAPTVLVYGHHDVQPAAREDGWSSEPFEPVIRDGRMYGRGAADDKGQVFFHTLGVRAHLAATGRTGPAVHLKLVVEGEEESGSPHFRDLVERHADRLAADVVIVSDTGMWNETTPTVCVGTRGLAECEIELRGPDQDIHSGSFGGAVPNPATEIARLVAALHDADGRVAIPGFYDGVTELTATERALLAELPFDEADWLRTAKSRAASGEAGYSTLERIWARPTAEVNGIGGGYQGAGSKTIIPSSARAKISFRLVAGQEPDRVERAVRAWAEGRTPAGTDLRITFLPAIRPCLTPLDHPALQAVARAMGRAFDRKVLFTREGGSGPAADLQDVLGAPVLFLGISVPSDGWHAPDEKVELDLLFKGVETAAHLWSDLAAALR, encoded by the coding sequence ATGAGCGACACCCCGGACAGCGCCGTCCGTACGTACACCGAGCAGCACCGCACAGCCTTCCTCGACGACCTCGCCGAGTGGCTGCGCATCCCCTCCGTGTCCGCCCAGCCGGAGCACGAGGGCGACGTACGGCGCAGTGCCGAGTGGCTGTCCGCGAAGCTGAAGGAGACCGGTTTCCCGGTCACCGAGATCTGGGAGACCGACGGGGCGCCCGCCGTCTTCGCCCACTGGCCGTCCGACGACCCGGCCGCCCCCACCGTCCTCGTGTACGGACACCACGACGTCCAGCCCGCCGCCCGCGAGGACGGCTGGAGCAGCGAACCGTTCGAACCGGTGATCCGCGACGGCCGGATGTACGGGCGCGGCGCCGCCGACGACAAGGGCCAGGTGTTCTTCCACACCCTCGGCGTCCGGGCCCACCTCGCCGCCACCGGCCGCACCGGCCCGGCCGTGCACCTCAAGCTCGTCGTCGAGGGCGAGGAGGAGTCCGGCTCCCCGCACTTCCGCGACCTGGTCGAGCGGCACGCCGACCGGCTCGCCGCCGATGTCGTGATCGTCTCCGACACCGGCATGTGGAACGAGACCACCCCCACCGTCTGCGTGGGGACGCGCGGCCTCGCCGAGTGCGAGATCGAGCTGCGCGGCCCGGACCAGGACATCCACTCGGGCTCGTTCGGCGGCGCCGTCCCCAACCCGGCCACCGAGATCGCCCGCCTCGTCGCCGCGCTCCACGACGCGGACGGGCGGGTCGCGATCCCCGGCTTCTACGACGGCGTGACCGAACTCACCGCCACCGAACGCGCCCTCCTCGCCGAGCTGCCCTTCGACGAGGCCGACTGGCTGCGCACCGCCAAGTCCCGTGCCGCGTCCGGCGAGGCCGGATACTCCACGCTGGAGCGGATCTGGGCCCGCCCGACCGCCGAGGTCAACGGCATCGGCGGCGGCTACCAGGGCGCCGGCAGCAAGACCATCATCCCCTCGTCCGCCCGCGCCAAGATCAGCTTCCGCCTGGTCGCCGGCCAGGAACCCGACCGCGTCGAGCGGGCCGTCCGCGCCTGGGCCGAGGGCCGCACCCCGGCCGGGACCGACCTGCGGATCACCTTCCTGCCCGCCATCCGCCCCTGCCTGACGCCCCTGGACCACCCGGCGCTCCAGGCCGTGGCCCGCGCCATGGGCAGGGCGTTCGACCGGAAGGTCCTCTTCACCCGCGAAGGGGGCTCCGGACCCGCCGCCGACCTCCAGGACGTGCTCGGCGCGCCCGTCCTCTTCCTCGGCATCTCCGTACCGTCCGACGGCTGGCACGCCCCCGACGAGAAGGTCGAACTGGACCTGCTGTTCAAGGGCGTCGAGACCGCGGCCCACCTCTGGAGCGACCTGGCGGCCGCCCTCCGCTGA
- the nudC gene encoding NAD(+) diphosphatase translates to MSTFDIATPDRPIGLTAPSGIDRAAHHRLDEAWLSAAWSHPTTRVFVVSGGQVLIDDTDDGTELVMTPAFEAPVTETHRYFLGTDADGVSYFALQKDTLPGRMDQSARPAGLREAGLLLGPRDAALMAHAVALENWQRLHRFCSRCGERTVIAAAGHIRRCPACGAEHYPRTDPAVIMLVTDDQDRALLGRQVHWPEGRFSTLAGFVEPGESIEQSVAREVFEEAGITVGEVEYVASQPWPFPSSLMLGFMARAATYEINVDGEEIEEARWFSREEMTAAFESGEMLPPFGISIASRLIELWYGKPLPKPVRAGA, encoded by the coding sequence GTGAGCACCTTCGACATCGCCACACCGGACCGGCCCATCGGTCTGACCGCGCCGAGCGGCATCGACCGCGCGGCGCACCACCGCCTCGACGAGGCATGGCTGTCAGCCGCGTGGAGCCACCCGACGACCAGGGTCTTCGTCGTCTCCGGCGGACAGGTGCTGATCGACGACACCGACGACGGCACCGAGCTGGTGATGACGCCGGCCTTCGAGGCACCCGTCACCGAGACCCACCGCTACTTCCTCGGCACCGACGCGGACGGCGTCAGCTACTTCGCGCTCCAGAAGGACACCCTGCCCGGCCGCATGGACCAGTCGGCGCGCCCGGCCGGGCTGCGCGAGGCGGGGCTGCTCCTCGGCCCGCGCGACGCCGCCCTGATGGCCCACGCGGTGGCCCTGGAGAACTGGCAGCGGCTGCACCGCTTCTGCTCCCGCTGCGGCGAGCGCACGGTGATCGCGGCGGCCGGCCACATCCGCCGCTGCCCGGCCTGCGGCGCCGAGCACTACCCGCGCACCGACCCGGCGGTCATCATGCTCGTCACCGATGACCAGGACCGCGCCCTGCTCGGCCGCCAGGTGCACTGGCCGGAGGGCCGCTTCTCCACGCTCGCCGGATTCGTCGAGCCCGGCGAGTCGATCGAGCAGTCCGTGGCCCGCGAGGTCTTCGAGGAGGCCGGCATCACCGTCGGCGAGGTCGAGTACGTCGCCAGTCAGCCCTGGCCCTTCCCGTCCAGCCTGATGCTGGGCTTCATGGCCCGCGCCGCGACGTACGAGATCAACGTGGACGGCGAGGAGATCGAGGAGGCGCGCTGGTTCTCCCGCGAGGAGATGACCGCCGCCTTCGAGTCGGGCGAGATGCTGCCGCCCTTCGGCATCTCGATCGCCTCCCGGCTGATCGAGCTGTGGTACGGCAAGCCCCTCCCGAAGCCGGTGCGTGCCGGGGCCTGA
- a CDS encoding mycoredoxin: MPGTVTMYSTTWCGYCRRLKGQMDREGIAYTEINIEQDPESAAFVEKANGGNQTVPTVLVVPENGGGDVVMTNPSLAQVKQALGA; encoded by the coding sequence ATGCCGGGCACTGTGACGATGTACAGCACCACGTGGTGCGGCTACTGCCGTCGGCTGAAGGGCCAGATGGACCGCGAGGGCATCGCCTACACCGAGATCAACATCGAGCAGGACCCGGAGTCGGCGGCGTTCGTCGAGAAGGCCAACGGCGGAAACCAGACGGTTCCGACCGTCCTGGTGGTTCCCGAGAACGGCGGCGGGGACGTCGTCATGACCAACCCGAGCCTGGCCCAGGTGAAGCAGGCCCTCGGGGCCTGA
- a CDS encoding ATP-dependent DNA helicase UvrD2 produces MTSATHSTLFPRVPDTADAVLEGLDPEQREVATALHGPVCVLAGAGTGKTRAITHRIAFGVRAGILQPSSVLAVTFTNRAAGEMRGRLRQLGAGGVQARTFHSAALRQLQYFWPKAVGGELPRLLERKVQLVAEAAARCRLRLDRNELRDVTGEIEWAKVTRTVPADYPAMVAKAQREAPRDPAEIAKVYETYEELKRERTVIDFEDVLLLTVGILQDRHDIADHVRRQYQHFVVDEYQDVSPLQQRLLDLWLGDRDSLCVVGDAGQTIYSFTGATPEHLLDFRVRHPGATVVKLVRDYRSTPQVVRLANGVLAQATGRAAKHRLDLVSQRDGGPEPAFVEYADEPAEAEGTARRVRDLIAAGVPAGEIAVLYRVNAQSEVYEQALADAGVPYQLRGAERFFERPEVREAGVALRGAARAGGNDPLLDHADGLSAEVRAVLSTKGWHGEPPAGSGAVRDRWESLAALVRLAEDFERAKPGATLSDLVAELDERAAAQHAPTVQGVTLASLHSAKGLEWDAVFLVGLTEGMMPITYAKTPEQIEEERRLLYVGVTRARLHLTLSWSLSRSPGGRPGRRPTRFLNGLRPGSTGPGGRSTAGAQGGAGVWSGSGSPAGSGSDGRPAAARRRARGPARCRVCGKTLTVAGEMKLMRCDDCPSDMDEALYERLHDWRAARAKEIGQPTYCVFTDRTLMAIAEAVPGTEGELAVISGVGARKLGRFGAAVLDICAGGDGRTDGTDGCGET; encoded by the coding sequence GTGACATCAGCAACGCACTCCACCCTCTTCCCACGTGTCCCGGACACCGCGGACGCCGTCCTGGAAGGGCTCGACCCCGAGCAGCGCGAGGTCGCCACGGCCCTGCACGGCCCGGTGTGCGTGCTGGCCGGGGCCGGTACGGGTAAGACGCGGGCCATCACGCACCGCATCGCGTTCGGGGTACGCGCGGGGATTCTCCAGCCGTCGAGCGTGCTGGCCGTCACCTTCACCAACCGGGCGGCCGGGGAGATGCGCGGCCGGCTCCGCCAGCTGGGCGCCGGAGGTGTGCAGGCCCGCACCTTCCACTCCGCGGCGCTGCGACAGCTCCAGTACTTCTGGCCGAAAGCGGTCGGTGGCGAGCTGCCCCGGCTCCTCGAACGCAAGGTGCAACTGGTGGCCGAGGCGGCGGCCCGCTGCCGGCTCCGGCTCGACCGCAACGAGCTGCGCGACGTCACCGGCGAGATCGAGTGGGCCAAGGTCACCCGGACCGTCCCCGCCGACTACCCGGCCATGGTCGCCAAGGCCCAGCGCGAGGCCCCGCGCGACCCGGCGGAGATCGCCAAGGTCTACGAGACGTACGAGGAGCTGAAGCGCGAGCGCACGGTGATCGACTTCGAGGACGTCCTGCTCCTCACCGTCGGCATCCTCCAGGACCGGCACGACATCGCCGACCACGTACGCCGCCAGTACCAGCACTTCGTCGTGGACGAGTACCAGGACGTCAGCCCGCTCCAGCAGCGGCTGCTCGACCTCTGGCTCGGCGACCGGGACAGCCTCTGCGTCGTCGGCGACGCCGGGCAGACCATCTACTCCTTCACCGGCGCCACCCCCGAGCACCTGCTCGACTTCCGTGTCCGCCACCCCGGCGCCACCGTCGTCAAGCTCGTCCGCGACTACCGCTCCACCCCGCAGGTCGTCCGCCTCGCCAACGGGGTGCTCGCCCAGGCCACTGGCCGCGCCGCCAAACACCGGCTCGACCTGGTCTCGCAGCGCGACGGCGGCCCCGAGCCCGCCTTCGTGGAGTACGCGGACGAGCCCGCCGAGGCCGAGGGGACCGCCCGCCGCGTCCGCGACCTGATCGCCGCGGGCGTCCCGGCCGGCGAGATCGCGGTGCTCTACCGGGTCAACGCCCAGTCCGAGGTGTACGAACAGGCCCTGGCGGACGCCGGGGTGCCCTACCAGCTCCGGGGCGCCGAGCGGTTCTTCGAGCGCCCGGAGGTCCGCGAGGCGGGCGTCGCCCTGCGCGGCGCGGCCCGCGCCGGGGGCAACGACCCCCTCCTGGACCACGCGGACGGGCTGTCCGCCGAGGTCCGGGCCGTGCTGTCCACGAAGGGCTGGCACGGCGAGCCGCCCGCCGGGTCCGGAGCGGTGCGGGACCGCTGGGAGTCCCTGGCCGCCCTGGTCCGCCTCGCGGAGGACTTCGAACGGGCCAAGCCGGGGGCGACCCTCTCCGACCTGGTGGCCGAGCTGGACGAACGGGCCGCCGCCCAGCACGCCCCCACCGTCCAGGGCGTCACCCTGGCCTCGCTGCACTCGGCGAAGGGCCTGGAATGGGACGCCGTGTTCCTGGTCGGGCTGACCGAGGGCATGATGCCGATCACCTACGCCAAGACGCCGGAGCAGATCGAGGAGGAGCGCCGCCTGCTCTACGTCGGCGTCACCCGCGCCCGGCTCCACCTCACCCTTTCGTGGTCCCTGTCCCGGTCGCCCGGCGGCCGCCCCGGACGGCGGCCCACCCGCTTCCTGAACGGGCTGCGCCCCGGCTCCACGGGCCCCGGCGGCCGGAGCACGGCGGGCGCGCAGGGGGGCGCGGGCGTCTGGAGCGGCAGCGGCTCCCCGGCAGGCTCCGGGAGCGACGGCCGGCCGGCCGCGGCCCGGCGCAGGGCCAGGGGGCCCGCCCGGTGCCGGGTCTGCGGCAAGACCCTCACGGTCGCCGGCGAGATGAAGCTGATGCGCTGTGACGACTGCCCCTCCGACATGGACGAGGCGCTGTACGAGCGGCTGCACGACTGGCGGGCGGCCCGCGCAAAGGAGATCGGCCAGCCAACCTACTGCGTGTTCACCGACCGCACCCTGATGGCCATCGCGGAGGCGGTGCCGGGCACGGAGGGCGAGCTGGCCGTGATCTCCGGGGTCGGCGCGCGGAAGCTGGGCCGCTTCGGCGCCGCCGTTCTGGACATCTGCGCAGGTGGCGACGGACGCACGGACGGCACGGATGGTTGCGGCGAAACGTGA
- a CDS encoding WhiB family transcriptional regulator: MQLDTHAPSVPPSDTISPPGLTEDSTLTPLTALTALDDAIENLGVPVPCRAYDPEVFFAESPADVEYAKSLCRTCPLVAACLAGAKERREPWGVWGGELFIQGVVVARKRPRGRPRKNPVAA; encoded by the coding sequence GTGCAACTCGACACGCACGCCCCGTCCGTACCGCCTTCCGACACGATCTCCCCGCCCGGCCTCACGGAGGACTCCACCTTGACCCCCCTCACCGCGCTCACCGCGCTCGACGACGCCATCGAGAACCTCGGCGTGCCAGTGCCCTGCCGTGCCTACGACCCGGAGGTCTTCTTCGCCGAGTCCCCGGCCGACGTCGAGTACGCCAAGTCCCTCTGCCGCACCTGCCCGCTCGTCGCGGCCTGCCTCGCCGGCGCCAAGGAGCGCCGCGAGCCGTGGGGTGTCTGGGGCGGCGAGCTGTTCATCCAGGGCGTCGTCGTCGCCCGGAAGCGGCCGCGGGGCCGTCCGCGCAAGAACCCGGTCGCAGCGTGA
- a CDS encoding ABC1 kinase family protein, whose protein sequence is MSDLPRKAVTRTAKLAALPLGFAGRATWGLGKRIGGKSAELVAREVQQRTADQLFKVLGELKGGAMKLGQALSVFESALPEEVAGPYRAALTKLQEAAPPMPSATVHAVLAERLGEEWRELFLTFDDKPAAAASIGQVHRAVWHDGRDVAVKVQYPGAGEALLSDLTQLSRFARLLGPLVPGMDIKPLITELRDRVSEELDYEQEALSQRAHAEEFADDPDVVVPEVVHQSTQVLVTEWIDGVPLAEVIAGGTAEQRDRAGQLLARFLFSGPARTGLLHADPHPGNFRLLPPAGVAKEAGASAEAGAGADGEEPEAGDAGSWRLGVLDFGTVDRLPGGLPQTIGDALSLALRGDADAVYEMLRAEGFVKDSIDLEPDAVLDYLLPIIEPAKVEEFTFSRGWMRNQAARIADPRSPAHQLGKQLNLPPSYLLIHRVTLSTIGVLCQLGATVRLRDELESWLPGFLPPEDAEEDRAGARESLPAQQDTGAEDTSAEAVDAG, encoded by the coding sequence ATGTCTGATCTTCCCCGGAAGGCGGTCACCCGTACCGCCAAGCTGGCCGCGCTGCCTTTGGGGTTCGCGGGCCGCGCCACCTGGGGCCTGGGCAAGCGCATCGGCGGCAAGTCGGCGGAGCTGGTGGCGCGGGAGGTGCAGCAGCGCACCGCCGACCAGCTCTTCAAGGTCCTCGGGGAGCTGAAGGGCGGGGCGATGAAACTGGGCCAGGCCCTGTCCGTCTTCGAGTCCGCGTTGCCCGAGGAGGTCGCGGGGCCCTACCGCGCGGCCCTGACCAAGCTCCAGGAGGCGGCCCCGCCCATGCCGAGTGCCACGGTGCACGCGGTGCTGGCGGAGCGGCTGGGCGAGGAGTGGCGCGAGCTGTTCCTGACCTTCGACGACAAGCCCGCGGCCGCCGCCTCGATCGGCCAGGTGCACCGGGCGGTGTGGCACGACGGCCGGGACGTGGCCGTGAAGGTGCAGTACCCCGGCGCGGGCGAGGCGCTCCTGTCGGACCTGACGCAGCTCAGCCGGTTCGCCCGGCTGCTGGGCCCGCTGGTGCCGGGCATGGACATCAAGCCGCTGATCACCGAGCTGCGCGACCGGGTCTCGGAGGAGCTGGACTACGAGCAGGAGGCCCTCTCCCAGCGGGCGCACGCCGAGGAGTTCGCGGACGACCCCGATGTGGTGGTGCCCGAGGTGGTCCACCAGTCCACGCAGGTGCTGGTCACCGAGTGGATCGACGGTGTGCCGCTGGCCGAGGTGATCGCCGGGGGTACGGCCGAGCAGCGCGACCGGGCCGGCCAGTTGCTGGCCAGGTTCCTCTTCTCCGGCCCCGCGCGCACGGGGCTGCTGCACGCCGACCCGCACCCGGGCAACTTCCGGCTGCTGCCACCGGCCGGGGTGGCCAAGGAGGCCGGTGCGAGCGCGGAGGCCGGTGCGGGCGCGGACGGTGAGGAACCGGAGGCCGGGGACGCCGGTTCCTGGCGGCTGGGAGTGCTCGACTTCGGAACGGTGGACCGGCTGCCGGGCGGGCTGCCGCAGACCATCGGGGACGCGCTGAGCCTGGCGCTGCGGGGCGACGCGGACGCGGTGTACGAGATGCTGCGGGCGGAGGGGTTCGTCAAGGACTCCATCGACCTGGAGCCGGACGCGGTGCTGGACTATCTGCTGCCGATCATCGAGCCGGCCAAGGTGGAGGAGTTCACGTTCAGCCGGGGCTGGATGCGCAATCAGGCCGCGCGGATAGCCGATCCGCGCTCCCCCGCCCACCAGTTGGGCAAGCAGCTGAACCTGCCGCCGTCGTATCTGCTGATACACCGGGTGACGCTGAGCACGATCGGGGTGCTGTGCCAGCTGGGTGCGACGGTCCGGCTGCGCGACGAACTGGAGTCCTGGCTGCCGGGCTTCCTGCCGCCGGAGGACGCCGAGGAGGACCGTGCGGGAGCGCGGGAGAGCCTGCCCGCGCAACAGGACACGGGCGCGGAGGACACTTCGGCCGAAGCCGTGGACGCGGGCTAG